Within Sorangiineae bacterium MSr11367, the genomic segment CGCGGCATCGCGCTGGGCACGCCCGAGGTCGACACCTACGCGGCCGAGCTGCGAAAGGCCTCCAAGGAGCGCCCCCCGGGCTGGCCCGTCCTGGTCGATCGCCTCCTCGTCGGTGCCCTCATCGAGGCGCGTTCGTGCGAGCGGTTCAAGCTTCTCCTGGGCGAGCTCGACCCCGAGCGCGAACCCGAGATGCATGCATTCTACAGCGAGCTCTTTGCCGCCGAGGCGCGTCATTATCGCACCTTCTGCGATCTGGCCATTGCCGCCGGCGGCGTCGCCCAGGAGGCGGTGGAGGCGCGGCTGGAGCACCTGAGCGTCCTCGAGGGGCGGATCGTTTCTCGATTGGCAAAAAACGAGTTTCGCGGCTTCATTCACGGATAATGAGCTCGTTCTCGGGAGGGCCGGACCTCGGCGACATTTTTGGCCTCGACCGCGACGTCGAGCGCGCCTACCGCGCCTGGCAGACGTGGCGCCTCACCCTGCGCGCCGATCCGGAGGCCCACGCGGACGAGGACGTCTTTTTGCTCTCGTCCCATCGTCGCGTCGCGACCAAGTCGCTCTTCGACGGTCTCGCCGCCCAGGCGGATCCCGCCGGCGCGCACGAGGGCCTGCGGCGCTGGATCGCCTTTCTCCTTCAAGCGCGCAACACGCACGACGCGGACGTTTCCCTCGCCCGCGAGGCCGCCTCGCGCGAGACGCCGGTGCAAAACTTGGACGAGGGACGCCGCGTCAGCTACCGCGAAGCTTGGCGCGGCGTGGTGGGTGAGACGGCGCGGGGGAAGGCCATCGCGTGGTTCGATGCGGCAGCTGCCCGCGGCCCGGCCATGGCGGCCCCCCGCCGTGAACGGCGCGCGCGCCGCGAGGAGGTGCTCCGCCGCCTCGGCCTCGAGGGCGAGTCCGCGCTGGTGCCCAAGGAGCTCTCCGTGCAAGGCGCCCTCGCCGAAGCGATCCTCGCGGCCACGCACGATCTGGCCGACGCCTTCCTTCGCGACGAGCGAAAGCAAGAGGGCGCGGACGCTCCCCATCCGGTCGACGCCATCCGCATCGCCCTCGCCCGCGGCGCGCGCGAGGGATGGCCGGCGCGCCTCTCCCCGCGGTGGCTGCACGAGCTGTTCGGCGGATGGCTCACGGGCGCCGCACGCTTCGAGCTCGGCCCCCTGCCGGCGGCCATCTCCGGCGCCAGCTTCGTGCGCGCACTCGAGATCTTCGGTCAGAGCTTTCGCCGCACCTCGTTCGAAACCCGCCCCACGCTCCCCTTTGCCCTGCGCAGCGATCCGCACTTCGTCGACGTGCACCGCACGGGGGCCCTCACGGCCTCGCTGGCTGCATCGCCGCCCTTCCAACGCCGCGCGCTCGGACTGGGCAAGGACGGCGCGCTTCTCCAAGCGCGCACCCTCGGCAAGACGCTGCTTTTCACCCTTCGGCTGAACGCGGCGCGCGTTCTTCTCGGGGCACCCACCGCGGACGGTGCAACCTGGGACGACGTGACCGCCCGCCTTTTTGGGGCCCCTGCCGCCCGTTCCCTCGCCGGCGCCTGGCCCGAATGCCGCGACGACGAAGGGGCCCGCCTCGTGGGGTCGGCCACTGTGCTGCCCTGGTTGCGTACCTTGGTCGACGAATTCGACGAAGATTGGTTCTTCAATCCGCGCGCGTTCGAAGCTTTGCGCGCGAGAACGTTGTACCCTGCACGTGCATGGACGGAGGGGGAAGCAGTGGATCCATCGCAAACCGCACGCGACATCGGTCGCCATTTCGAGGAGCTATTCGGGTGAGACGCACCGCTTTCCTCCTGTCTGCCGCTGTCCTCACCCTCTCCGCGCTGGCGGCCTCGGATCGGGTTTTCGCCGCACCACCCCCCGAGAAACCCTCTCCTTCCCGTGCTGCGGGGCCGCAGCTTCCGCTCTTGCCGAGCATCCCGCGCGTCCGCGTGGAGGTGGCGAAGGCCCACATTCTCGTCGTCCAAGACGTGAACCTGCCCCGCGGCAATTGGCGCGGGGGCGATCTCGAGTTTTTCGTCGCCTACGGCGCCCCGGGCGCCCCGTTCGCGTTCGACGCGCACTTGATGGCCGTTCCCGACGGCGCCCTCGAGCCGGAGACCGAGGAACGCGGCACCCCCGTCGCCGTCGAACGTGCGATCCGCCGCCCGCCGAACGCCAACGTCTACCTGCTCCTCGGTCGCCC encodes:
- a CDS encoding tRNA-(ms[2]io[6]A)-hydroxylase, which produces MFCLKVRSDAAWAKEAVAHFDKVLVDHAHCEMKAASNALSLAARHPDDLALVRALTDLAKEELDHFQRVLAILEERGIALGTPEVDTYAAELRKASKERPPGWPVLVDRLLVGALIEARSCERFKLLLGELDPEREPEMHAFYSELFAAEARHYRTFCDLAIAAGGVAQEAVEARLEHLSVLEGRIVSRLAKNEFRGFIHG